AACTGGATATTCTTGCTTTTTTATACACTTGATTATATGATATCCGAAACTACTTTGAACTGGAGCTGATATAGCACCTTCTTTTAATGCTTTTGCTCCTGCCATAAATTGAGCATCATATCCTGAATCGTTATAATTTACAAACCCTAAGTCTCCACCTTTATCTTTAGTAACGGTATCCTGAGAAACTTCTTTTGCAACCTTTGCAAAGTCCTCCCCCTTATCTAATCTTGCTTTCACTTTTTGTGCTTCATCTTTTGTCTTTACAAGTATATGAGCTAAATGCATTTTATCAGGCTGTTCTGTATACTTATCCTTATTTGCATTGTAATAGTCTTTAACCTGTTTGTCTGTTATCTTTACACTTTTTGCAAGATAATTACTTATGTTTGTTTCTATTGCTTGAGTTTTCAATTGTGCTAAAAACATTGTCTTAAATGATTCCTCAGTAAATCCCTGTGCTTTTAATGCTGCATCAAATTGACTGGTATCACCTTTAAAATTCTGCTTTTTAATATCATCAATCTTTTTATCCATGTCTGATTTTAATTTACTTTCATTTGGTAGAAGCTTTAACTCTTTAGCTTTTTGTTCGATTACTTTAGTAGTAATCATATTGTCAAGTATCTTTTCTTTTTGGGTTTTAATAGTACTAGTAGCTTCATCATTTTTTGCATAGTCTGAACCATATTGTTGTTTAGCTTGAGTTAGCAATTGAATTGTATTTGGATCTTTATCTAAATCACCTCTTGTGATTTTTTCTCCATTAACTGTTGCCACAGTACTATTAGCTATAGCTTCTGGTGTTTTTTCTATCATATTACATCCTACAGTTGAAAATGCGAACACTGTTATAAATGCAGCAGCCACCAACCTTTTTATATTCTTCACGGTTTATTCCCCCACTCTTTTTGTGTTTTGCAAAATATAAATTAATTTTAACACAAAACTATTTTTACTACAAAGCTATTTTTGTTCATATATTTTTAGCATATATTTCACAATTTCCTTAATCTGATGTAAAATATCTTCTCTTTTTACATTTTTTAATTTATACCCAAACCCGGGCTTTTTATTCATCTTTAACACAAACTCATGTGGATAAGTTTTAAAAAGTTCCCTAAGCACATTTTTGTCAACCCTATTTTGATCTTGAAATGAAAAAACGACTTCGTCCCTTACTTCTTTTATCTCCTCTATGCCGATTTTCTTACTCATACTTCTTATATAGGATATATCCATCAAGTTGTATACTGAAGTTGGTATATCAGAGAATCTATCTTCCAATTCCTCTTTTATATCAAGCATATCATCATAGGAACTTATAGCTGCTATTTTCTTATATATTTCTATTTTCTGAACCTCACTCTTTATATAATTATCAGGTATATATGCATCTATTTTCAATTCTACGGTAGTTTCTACAGGTTCTTTGTCTATATCTCCTTTTATAAGCTTTATAGTATCTTCCAGCATTCTGCAATAGAGATCATAACCTACAGCAGCCATATGACCATGCTGTGATGATCCCATCATATTACCTGCACCTCTTATTTCCAAATCTTTTAGTGCTATTTTAAACCCAGATCCAAGTTCAGTAAATTCTTTAATAGCTTTAAGCCTTTTTTCTGCTACTTCCGTAAGAACCTTATCTCTTCTATAGCTCAAGTAACAGTAAGCCATTCTATTAGTTCTTCCAACTCTTCCTCTTAATTGGTATAGTTGTGATAAACCCATTTTATCAGCATCATATATTATCATTGTATTTACATTCTGTATATCCATACCGGTTTCTATAATAGTAGTTGCTACTAAAATATTATACTCATTTTTCATAAAATCAACTATTATATTTTCAAGTTCTCTTTCCTGCATTTGTCCATGGGCCACAGCTACTTTTGCCTCTGGAATTAGTTTGGCTATATAAGAAGCCATTTCTTTTATACTCTCAACTCTATTATATACAAAATAAACCTGTCCCCCTCTATTTATTTCTCTTAATATGGCGTCTCTTATTAATTGATCATTATATTCTACTACATAAGTTTGAATTGGATATCTTTCCTCTGGAGGTGTCTCTATAACACTTATATCCCTAGCCCCTACGAGAGACATATGCAATGTCCTAGGTATAGGTGTAGCACTTAACGTAAGTACATCTACATTTTTTCTAATTTTTTTGATCTTTTCCTTATGACTTACTCCAAACCTCTGTTCCTCATCTATTATAAGAAGTCCTAAATCTTTAAATTGTACATCTTTTTGTAATATTCTGTGAGTACCAATTAATATATCAACGTCTCCTACTTTAACTGCCTTTATGGATGCTTTTTGCTGTGCTGTTGTTCTAAACCTGCTTATCATATCTATTTTTACAGGAAAATCAGAAAACCTTTGAACAAAATTATTATAATGTTGTTGCGCAAGTATCGTAGTTGGGACTAAAAATGCAACTTGTTTTCCATCCATAACAGCCTTAAAAGCAGCTCTTACTGCTACTTCCGTTTTCCCATATCCTACATCCCCACAAAGTAATCTGTCCATTACCTTATCTGATTCCATATCCTGCTTTATATCCTGTATAGTTGTAAGTTGATCTGGTGTCTCTTCATAGGGGAACTCATCCTCAAACTGTTTTTGCCATACTGTATCCTTTGAATACTTGTAACCTTTTAAAGTAGACCTAATTGCATATAATTTTACTAAATCTTCAGCTATTTCCTCTATTGATTTCTTTACCTTTTTCTTCGCTTTAGCCCAATCTGATCCTCCCAATTTATTTATTTTGGGACTCTTTCCTTCAGATCCTATATATTTTTGCACCATATCCAATTGTTCTACAGGCACATACAGTTTATCTTCGGAGTCATACATAAGTTCCAAATAATCCTTCTTGTGACCCTGAACTTCCAGCTGCTTTATCCCTTTGTATATTCCTATACCATGATTTACATGTACTACAAAATCCCCGGACTTAAGTTCTGCAAAACTTTTTATTTTGCTTACTCCCTTTTTAGGAACCTTCCTTGTATTCTTCTTTTTTGCTTTACCAAAAACTTCTTTATCTGATATAACTCCTACTTTAAAATCTGGATATTCAAAACCTTTGAGTTGACTTCCAAAAGTTATAACAACTTCCCCTGATTTAATCTCATGAATAACATCTCTATAGCTACTTTCTATGCCTCTTTCCCTTAAAGTGTCTACCAATCTTTCTCCTCTAGGTCTTGTTCCAGATAAAATCAGAATTTTATATCCTCTAGACTTTTTATCCTTAATATCCTCAATAAGTAGATCCATCTGTCCTTGGTAACTATTTAAAGTTATCTGAGAAAAATTAGTTATAGTTTTAGGTTGAATAACCTTAGAGGACTTAGCAATAGCATCTAATGTCATAATTTCCTTATTTTTAAGTTCTTCAAGTAAATCAGATTTTGCACATAACATTTTGCTCTGTTTGGGAAGTATATTTCCCTTCTCTAAAAGGCTTTTATAATTTTCTTCAAATTCAAAATATACACTATTTAATTTCCCGAAACACCTCTGTACATCATCCATAACTATAAAATAGTCCTTAGTATAATCAAGGAAAGAAGTAGGCTTATCATAAAAATATGGAAGAAAACTATCAATATTTTCAAAACTCCAATTCTCCTCTAGATTCTCTAAGTTTTTCTTTGTTAACTCATCTATTCTATCTAATGCTTCTTTATTCTTGCTCTTTTTTAATTTCTTTTCTACTAGAGCTGCGTCATCTTCTATACTTTTTCTTCCCTTTTGAATCTTATCCTTATCAAGTATAATCTCTTTAGCAGGAAATATTTCTATACTGTCTATTTTATCAATGCTTCTCTGTGATTCTAAATTTAAAGTTCTAATAGATTCTACTTCATCCCCAAATAGCTCTATTCTATATGCTTCTGCAGCTATTGGTGAGTATATATCCATTATGTCGCCTCTTATGGAAAATTGACCTTTTGAATCCACAATTTCATTTTTTTCATAACCACCTTGAACCAATTTCTCACTTATATCTTTTAAATTTAAAACGTTGCCTACAGATATGTTAATTATATAATTTTCATATAACTCTACAGGTATATATGTAGATGCTAGAGATTCCACACAAGTTATTATAATTTTTCTACCTGTATCTATCATTTTCCTTATTACCTTTAACCTTTCCCACCTCAAATCTCCTGATATGGCATCTATATTATAAAATACCATCTCTTTAGTAGGAAAATAGTATACTTCTGCTAAATAAAAGGATAGATCTTCATATAGTTTTCTGGCTTCTACATCACTATGAGTAACAATTAGGAAAGGCTTGTCTATTTCATTATACACTCCATATATTAAGTAACTTTTAGCTGACTCTGAAAGTCCAAATACGCCTATAGGAAACTTTTTTTTGCTTATTCCATCAACAATATTTTTAAATTCTCTGCTTTCCCTCATAGGTTTTATAAGTCCATCTAATCTCATTTTAACAACCACCCTACAAATTTTATTCATCCGACTCTAGATAAACAT
The genomic region above belongs to Clostridium sp. AWRP and contains:
- a CDS encoding peptidylprolyl isomerase, which encodes MKNIKRLVAAAFITVFAFSTVGCNMIEKTPEAIANSTVATVNGEKITRGDLDKDPNTIQLLTQAKQQYGSDYAKNDEATSTIKTQKEKILDNMITTKVIEQKAKELKLLPNESKLKSDMDKKIDDIKKQNFKGDTSQFDAALKAQGFTEESFKTMFLAQLKTQAIETNISNYLAKSVKITDKQVKDYYNANKDKYTEQPDKMHLAHILVKTKDEAQKVKARLDKGEDFAKVAKEVSQDTVTKDKGGDLGFVNYNDSGYDAQFMAGAKALKEGAISAPVQSSFGYHIIKCIKKQEYPVKDFNKVKDEIKKQLESDQKSKLVSQKVQEWKKAASITKKEKNII
- the mfd gene encoding transcription-repair coupling factor — protein: MRLDGLIKPMRESREFKNIVDGISKKKFPIGVFGLSESAKSYLIYGVYNEIDKPFLIVTHSDVEARKLYEDLSFYLAEVYYFPTKEMVFYNIDAISGDLRWERLKVIRKMIDTGRKIIITCVESLASTYIPVELYENYIINISVGNVLNLKDISEKLVQGGYEKNEIVDSKGQFSIRGDIMDIYSPIAAEAYRIELFGDEVESIRTLNLESQRSIDKIDSIEIFPAKEIILDKDKIQKGRKSIEDDAALVEKKLKKSKNKEALDRIDELTKKNLENLEENWSFENIDSFLPYFYDKPTSFLDYTKDYFIVMDDVQRCFGKLNSVYFEFEENYKSLLEKGNILPKQSKMLCAKSDLLEELKNKEIMTLDAIAKSSKVIQPKTITNFSQITLNSYQGQMDLLIEDIKDKKSRGYKILILSGTRPRGERLVDTLRERGIESSYRDVIHEIKSGEVVITFGSQLKGFEYPDFKVGVISDKEVFGKAKKKNTRKVPKKGVSKIKSFAELKSGDFVVHVNHGIGIYKGIKQLEVQGHKKDYLELMYDSEDKLYVPVEQLDMVQKYIGSEGKSPKINKLGGSDWAKAKKKVKKSIEEIAEDLVKLYAIRSTLKGYKYSKDTVWQKQFEDEFPYEETPDQLTTIQDIKQDMESDKVMDRLLCGDVGYGKTEVAVRAAFKAVMDGKQVAFLVPTTILAQQHYNNFVQRFSDFPVKIDMISRFRTTAQQKASIKAVKVGDVDILIGTHRILQKDVQFKDLGLLIIDEEQRFGVSHKEKIKKIRKNVDVLTLSATPIPRTLHMSLVGARDISVIETPPEERYPIQTYVVEYNDQLIRDAILREINRGGQVYFVYNRVESIKEMASYIAKLIPEAKVAVAHGQMQERELENIIVDFMKNEYNILVATTIIETGMDIQNVNTMIIYDADKMGLSQLYQLRGRVGRTNRMAYCYLSYRRDKVLTEVAEKRLKAIKEFTELGSGFKIALKDLEIRGAGNMMGSSQHGHMAAVGYDLYCRMLEDTIKLIKGDIDKEPVETTVELKIDAYIPDNYIKSEVQKIEIYKKIAAISSYDDMLDIKEELEDRFSDIPTSVYNLMDISYIRSMSKKIGIEEIKEVRDEVVFSFQDQNRVDKNVLRELFKTYPHEFVLKMNKKPGFGYKLKNVKREDILHQIKEIVKYMLKIYEQK